tttttttatctacaATGGCTCTAACATGCAGTCATAGTGACAGTCACAATTAATCTTTATTCTTTAACTCCCTGTTTTCCTGTATATACCTCTCATCATGAGCATTAAGGTGTAACTGAAATTTATTTATGTGGTTTGTGTGTAAATGAAGGAGGAAGGAGACGTGTGGAACATGAAGAAAGTGGGTTAAAATTTTTTAACAAAAGGCAACAGTTAAAAGCCTGTGACTACTTAAAATGACAGAATGGAGGGCTGAGGCTGTGCAATCCTTTGTGTTAAAGGAACTTTTGATTTAGTTAACCAGCTAAAACAAGAACCTTTCACACCCAAACAATGGACTCCTTTTCTGAACATAGCACTCAACAAGTGAGGAAcaaattgtatgtgtgtgtgtgtgtgtgtgtgtgtgtgtgtgtgtgtgtgtgtgtgtgtgtgtgtgtgtgtgtgcgtgtgcatgtgtgtatacgagtgtgcacgtgtgtgcatgtgacctACGTCTAACAATTGCCCTGACGCATACCATCCTTTCTCTCCTCAAATGAAAACAGAGTAAAGGGAAAAGAGAAATCATCCACTGTTGAAGTACTTTACGAGATCCTCCTCTCAACAGAAAAAGGACTAAGTATCCATGGGAATCTTAGCACGTTGGGGAGGCCTTTCTCCCTTCCTCTCATCCACTCTCCCCCGCTGCACCCATGGACCAatgcaattgtttattttctcctATTGAGGCTGCTCCATTCACTGGCTCTCACATTTACTCTGCTCAATTGGAGTGAGACAGCACTTATTCGGGGAAAGGAATGTAGCGTTCCACTGACAGAGCAGCAAGAATGCAGAAGAAataattaaactttttaaagGAAAAGGTACAGCTGAACGTGAGGGAGAGCGCCGTCAAACCAGACAATGCCGAGTGACAGGATATTCGGCTGTGATGAGTATATCCACACATCACCTTGACACTACAAAGTGAAGGAGTGTTTGAATAACACACAATGCTAGAAAGTGGAGCAGGGATCCTATAAGGAGGTCATTCATTCGCCCTGCTTTCTTAACTGAAACTCCCTGCAGAACAATGAAGCGTTCTCCGGACTCTTGTAAGATGCGGCCTGTCCTCCAGCCTCACTCTTCCTGGGCCCAGGCACACTAGCTTCGAGCTGAACCACCGAGTTCATTTCTCCTGGGGTCTATTCTGTCTTGACAAGGTGGTCATAATGACACTTTCCTTTTCTGTCACAAAGGCCGTGGCCGCCAAAGCCTTCTGTGTCCTGTCAATCTCTGCCATCTTCCACCGGGGATGAGCTGGGGTTAATGCTGCATTAAGCAAAATCTGATGAATAAATTTACATCTGAGGCAGGGAGTCAGGTCACTCCATTCAGACTGACACCTGCGCCGTACAGAGCTGCTGATGTACAGTCTAGCAGTGTCAAGCTGTTTCAGATTGCTTCAACTTGGTTTCAGGTTTCACATATCATGAACAGCCGtcataaagaaaaacaactttatCTGTACTCGCATTGCATCGCTAACATCTTCTGCTGCCCAGACACACATTATATCGAAACTACAATATGTCTACTGTGGGTGATGCTTTCTTTATCCTTTTCCGGTTTTAGCTACCTGGCAGTGAGTTTGAAAGTCAGTTTCATttgcacaaaatcacaaatttgcctcagaGGGCTTTATAATATGTATCTGTGCAGACATGTACTAGATGTTGTGTgtacagaaaagacaaaaacaacaatggtGAAATGACACTACGAATAAACAGAATGAATATATTAGGAAGAAAAATGACCGTTGACTTATTGTGTACAACACAAAGCAGAAAGCTACACTCATCGGccattttattaggtacaccatGCTAGTAccaggttggacccccttttgcctttagaagtgccttaattcttcgtggcatactttcagcaaggtgttggaaacattcctcagagactttggtccatattgatccatgatgcgaatctcccgttccaccacatcccaaaggtgctctgttggtTTGAagtctggtgactgtggaggccactggaatacagtgaactcattgtcgtGTTCAAggaaccagtttgagatgatttgagctttatGACATGGTGCAtcatcctgctggaagtagccatcagaagatgggtacactgtgttCATAAAgtgatggacatggtcagcaacaatactcaggtaggctgtagCATTTAAACGAGGCTCAGTTGGTAaataaggggcccaaagtgtaccaagaaaatatcccccacaccattacaccaccaccaccagcctgaaccgttgctacaaagcaggatggatccatgctttcatgtagtttatgccaaattctgaccctaccatctgaatgtcgcagcttaAATTAAGACTCATCAGACTAGGCAACGTTTTACTAATCTTCTGctgtccagttttggtgagcctgtgcaaGTTGTAgtctcagtttcctgttcttagctggaGTGGCACCCTTTGTGGTCTTCTGCAGCTGAAGCCCctctgcttcaaggtttgacttgttgtgcattcagagatggtattctgcacaccttggttgtaacgagtggttatttgagttactgttgcctttctatCATCCCGAaacagtctgcccattctcctctgacctctgacatgaacAAGGCATTTCGTCCACGCAACTgacgctcactggatattttctctttttcagaccattctctgtaaaccctagagatggttgtgtgtgaaaatcacacaagtttctgaaatactaagaaccatgccacgttcaaagttacttaaatcccctttcttccccattctgatgctcgctttgaacttcagcaagccGTCTTGACCaagtctacatgcctaaatacattgagttgctgccatgtgattgactgattgtgttaacaagcaattgagtAGGTGTACCTAATGAACAATTAGGTACAATCCTACTGCCTGTATATAAAAAAGCACAACTGGCCTCTACAAAAAGTCAGTAATAAAGTGAACGTGTAAGAATTAGTCATCAGTTGGAGAAAGTGAGTAAATACAAGGACAGAACAGTTTACATCCTGTCTTGTTTCACTAGAGCTGCTTCATGGCCAGAGGCAAAGTGACTGTAGTTGTTTGACCATGCTCTATTGGGGTCAGTGACAAGCTGAAATAGACATTTGACATAGACCCTGGTGAATAatagaagatttttttttaagtgaaagcAATTATTGCTATTTGTAATTTTGTGTGAAGTGTCCTTGTCTTCTTAAATGTGATCCGGGACTGCAGATGAAAGTTGGCTTTAAGCTTCTACTGTCAGTGAACAGACCGCACATAAGAGTATATGCAGTATGTGTCAAATATAGAGGTACAAAGCTATTCAAATGCTGTTTAAACTGTATTTGGATAGACAATTAATAGATAGCCATTGCATGACTCCTTCCTGGTTTTAACAGGATGCATGTTTTCACTAATTAGATGGAAAATTCTCAGCACAGGAAACACTTTGTTTTGCAGAAAAGATGAGGTATTTGCTCCAGAACCACAGTCTGAATTTAGGCAGCAGGTCACAACATGTAAAACTGAAGTAAATCTCATCTGCCCCCTACTGTTCAGACACATCCAATACAATATACTGACATATACTGAATATACAAGAAAAGAAGATAATTCTCACCAATTGAAGGTAGGAATCTGTCTTCTTCTGTATTTATAAGACAGATGTGTCAATTCATGTGAGCAAATGTCTACAGAGTagccacacgcacacactgtcaGTTCTGGGGAATGTATAAGCATTTTAAGTCTTTGAAAACAGGGAATTTATGAACTCATTTGCAGTGGTGAAAGGTAACTAGATATGTTTACTCAACTGTCATTTTGAGGAaattgtatttccattttctgcacTTTATAGTCATATTTCACTACAGTCCAGAGGGAAGTATTGCGcgttttactccactacattcatTTGATAACTGTAGTTCAGattaaaaatgcaattaaaataaaaataaaaaataagttatGATAATCTGTCAAGATAAGGCTCTATTGATCACTGGTGAAATTCACACGCTATGGAGCACTATGCAATATCAGCCTCAcatttaccagctgcaacattaaagatGGTTAGGAATCTTGTTTCAGTAgcatttattgttatttgttgaaattctcttcatatcctgacagcaatcaattaATGATTAATGATAATTAATTAAGGTATCCCTGGCTGTGGCAGGACTGTAATAACCACAATTAAAATGACTGGCTGACCAACTGCCACTGCCATTTTTTCGGTGAGATGCTTCTAGCTGTCCCTTGCTAGTTTCTTCATTGTTGCCTAAAGCCACAGCTTTAACATTatgtacacattaatgcatcaattattacaattcaataatataaattattctCAAAAGGGTCTTTATGCATAATGAGTACTATCACTTTTGTACTCTACATTTTGATGCTATGTACTTGTACAGGCTGAGACCTTAAAATTTTGAATGCATGACTTGCAAAACACAGTAGACCTACtcctacactgtggtattgctacttttactgaagtaaaagatctgagcACTTTAACCACTGCCCATTTGGAAACTTACATGCTTTTCTGAAGTAGTGcaaaagattatttattttacatcctGCTGTACCCACTATGTTGCCATGGTGTTTTGTAATATCAGAGGTTCAATTGACAATTATTTCAATTCAATACATATACAGTTTCTCTGACTTACTAAAATCACATGTGAAAGGACAATGAGAGGAAGTCATTACAGACAGCCAGTGGAAGACCGCCCCGGGAGGTGAGAAGAAGAGAGCTGAAACAGACTCtatttttttctgtggttttgACAAGTAATATCATTTGGCAGCATGTTGCCATGGTTAGATTAACCACCCTGACGAGCCAACAGCTGCACTGCACCACCTCTGTGATCTCTCAGAATGGACACCTACGAGAGTACTTATGGCTATTTCAATTACAATGACGATAACTACACTGATTTTCCTTATCCTAATGTCACAGAGGACTGTACTGAATCTTACCTCCCTGGCGCCAACATCTTCCTGCCCGTACTTTACTTCGTCATCTTTTTCACAGGCTTTTTGGGTAACCTCTTTGTGATCTTAGTTGTGGGCAAGAAAGGGCGGAGAAGTGGGCGTCTTGTGGACACTTTTGTTGTCAATCTGGCCCTTGCTGACTTCATCTTTGTCCTCACACTGCCTCTGTGGGCCATCTCTGCCAGCCAGAATGACTACTGGGACTTTGGGACACTAAAGGACCTGCTGTGCAAGCTGAGCAGCTACATCATTGCTGTGAACCGCTTCTCCAACATCTTCTTCCTCACCTGTATGAGTGTTGATCGCTACCTGGCTGTGGTGAAGCTGATGGATTCAAAGTACCTCAGGAGCAGTCAGTGCATCCGTACCACCTGTGCCGCAGTCTGGTTGAGCTCCCTGGTGCTCGGTATCCCATCCCTGGTGTACCGTAGAGTGGAGCAGTACGATGATGTATCGTACTGCGTGGAAGATAACAACTCACCCTTTTTTCTTGGCCTGAGCTTGACCATGGCGTTGCTCACCTTTGTCTGTCCAGTGTTAATCATCGTGCTCTGCTATGGCACCATCATCATGCATCTCAACAAGCATTGTGTTGCTGCTGCCAATCCTCGAGCTGAAGCCCGCCGCAGGCACTCACTCAAGATGGTCCTCTCCATCATAATGGCCTTTGTGGTATCCTGGCTCCCTTTCAACGTTTTCAAAGTCATGATAATTGTCTCGAAGCTCTCACATGTTGAGCCGAGTTGTCTGTCGTGGAAAACAAATGGGCTCCGTGTGTCGTGCTGCCTGGCCTTCTTCAACAGCTCCGTGAATCCAGCCATTTACTTTTTCCTGGACCATCACTTCAGACAACGGGCCATGATCCTGTACAAGACCTGCATAGGAAAGCCCAAGATGCTGCAGAGCTTCAACTCTTCAGCTTCATTCACCAATGCTGGCACTTCAGAGAGCTGTGGAACAACTGGTGGGAGAACTCAGCTTCAGAGTTCTATGTAGGAGGTAAAGACTCTTATCTTCCTATCTTTGAAGGTAGTGAAGTTATTATTCTATTATCATGTCATCCTGACAACTTGTTATGTTCATTTTGATAGTGAATTTGTGCATATTTCTCTCAAGGGGTTTTTGAATACTTAAACCAGATCCACCGCAAGAAAAATTTCTCAATGCAGTGCTGTACATAATTGTTATAAAATGggattttatgttgtcatatttATCTGTTATTCCGTCTTTCGACAAATATTGAACATGCTGTTTCTTCTGCTTAGAGTATACTATACACTGTAGGACAGTAGTGATCATATGAGTGAGCATccaatcatttattttgtttgtacattttatcAAGTGTGTAAATTTACAGCTGTTGCATTTTTTTGATATATTGAAGAATTTTATTATGTTTCTGTTATCAAATGTTTGTTGCATGAATCAAGTTTCATGAAATGTATATATTGTTGTGATAAAGTtgcatttctaaaataaaagctgGGAAAAAATGTAAGTGTAGTATTTTCTAGTTGTTTTTTTGGGTCATTGCACGCAGATATtgctatatttttttaaacgtttttttttattctcaaaATAAAATCTAGTTAATCAAGCATAACAAGATGATTTCATTGTGTTGTAATGATAACTGATTAAATTGTGCCACAGTTAATCTGCCATTAGATAGCTGATCCAAAACAATGAATGGGCATAATTGTTTAgcttaaaatattcaaaacatttttaatcttgAAATAATGTTACAAAGAGATCAGTTATTTTTTGTCAGGTTTAggggcatttaaaaaaaaatgtactatTATTATAAACCTGTTGGAGCTTGGCAGCATTTTTAAACTCTATTTTGCCATTACTCCTCAGTTGAAATTACTTTAAACTGACAAAGCAAGGAAATTTTCTATATTTACTGTTGTGAAGACAATTAGCTATCGTATTTGTGCAATTCTGAATAGTAATACAGCGACACTGAACATTTTATGCAGTTCCCTAATGTAGTTCTGCTCAATGTATATTAGCCTATACCAAAATAATATCAGCATTGGCTAATCAAATGATAATCTTTCTTAGAAGTGTGATTACGATAATGTAATCGTAACACTGTCAAAATATTTTGCAAGTTTCttgtatttccaaaaatgtatttccaaaTAAAGGCAACttagcttatttatttttaccttgtGAAAACACATTCTCTCTCATTCACAGTCTCTTCTTAGCGTAAGTACTAAGATCTCATAAATGACACGACCTCCCTCTCAGGTCTGATCTTGTCTAATAAACCAGCAACCATTTGCTTTGTGTGTTGTTAGACTGATATTATTCATCATATTCTTGGCATCACATGCAGTGGCAGtaattcaagaaaaaaaaaacattaaacaaagcTCCCTGGCCTCAACTTACAGTGAGACAGACAAGAAAACAACTTGCAGCTTAGATCTGACATCTGCGATGTTTCCTGAGAGGAAACATTGCAGATGTCAGATTCACATTTGTATACGATCACACTTTTCCCAAGTTGTCTTTATAAGAAGTTGTTACTGTCTTTATTCACTCGGGCATTGCGGACGTTTCACTGCTAAGTGTAGCTTCTGAGAAATCAAAGGTATTCACATGAGTCTTATGGGGAAGTCAGGTATTTGAAAGTTCAAATGTTCATGTGTGCCCACTTGTTTTTCAGTTCCATTTGTGCTATGAATCAAATGatttaaagacagaaaaggcCAGGATGTGCCAGGCTGTGGGTGCAGGGAGGTCAGGAATTTCCCCTCTACTGCTTGAAAAACTCACtcaaaaagacacacactgacCGGCTTTTCTCACAGCACTTTTTCGACACTGTCACAAACAACCCCCCTGTGTTTGGCATCAAGTATAAAACATTAGTTGTCTAGATGATcagtattttattgttgttacactGACTGGCAACATCTTGGTGTTTTTAAGAATGCACATGAATGCATGAACAGTACAGGATCTATTGCGGCGTGGTcggcaaaaaaaaatattttaaggtTCTCATGACTGCTGCACACTCATAACTGTGATGCATTTATTTCAACATGAAATACTCAACGTTTCAGAAAACACCTTTCATCAAGGTGAAGAAATAAATGCATCAgagttatgtgtgtgtggctttccattctctatgtttttattttactaattagATAAAATTTTAAGTTTCCTAATTTATTGTGTATTCATGACAAAAGTGTGCTTTTTTGTCACTGTTGAGTTTTTTAATCCCATTTGTACAGTTGAATATGATAACGGATTGCACTTTTAACCTGAGAACAGAGTCATCACAAGCTTCACATTCGCCCACTCACACCGATGGCAGGGGAACTGTGCTGCCAGACGCTGGTCGCTCTGAGGTTTAGCAAATTGCTCAAGGTTATGGGTTACTCATACAAGAGCCAGGGTTACAAACCACCAACCCTGTGATTACAGGGATGGACAAAATTTATAATAATCTTATTATCTTTATtcagataaatatttttattcatgcttcaattattttaaatgttgattttatttaaacattcaaCATTGCCAGGTTTAATCTATGAGTTCAGAGAAGAGGGTCCTGTTGATGTGAATGTTAAAGGTGAAGTGGATTAAAACACGCAATTGAAATAAACTGTGGAAAATCCATGTTATTTCAGTTAACATGCCTACTTACAATAAAGGAACAGTAAATCTAAACTGGctgaattattttaaatatactaTTTATATACTATACATACTATTATACTATTTGGTGCtttctgtacatttatttttttgtttgttaaaataaaaatgaatttctGAATGTAAGCAACACATAGTCGGTTGCTGAGAATAAAAATCTTGAATTTAATTACTGTTTTCCTGCCAGTCTGGTACACACAAACTGAGTGGTGCACTGGTGGACAGGTTTTCAGTCTTATCAGTAATTTCCAGTGGGTGAGCTGGCATTCAGTTTCTGTTACTGGTAATGGTGAGACTACAAACGTTTGGTGTTCACACATGACTATTGCAACCTTCTTTTATGTGGTTGCCAGCGTCTCATTACCATACTCAGATTTGCTGAACTAATAAGTCATGCTCCTCGATAAGTGAACTTTACTTGAACTTTGAAAATGAGTTTTCTAACTATATTGATGGGACAGTTAAATccgtgtaaaatgtaaaaacctaCTTGTTCAGCTGGAGGTAGGAGATACACTGATGTTAAACTGATTCAATGACATCAAGAAACAACACACTATTCCTCTTatcaattaaaattttaatccGTAAGCAATAAAAATTCCCGTTATACTCAGTTTAACTCACTGAGCGGTTTTGATGCTACTGTGGACCTCTGTGACTCTTTTCTAAAATTCTTTGTTGAAAAGATTTTTGCACTTTGATCTTCTGTAACCACATCCTCTAACCATGACCCCTCTGTTCCTCCTATATGCCCTGCCATCCTGGATCAGTTTGAGCCAATATCAATCTCCACCCCATCCGAGGTGGTCCATCATCTGCGACCCACGAATTGTCCCTCAGACAGCATTCCCTCTTGTCTGATTAAGGAAGTCTTTGACACAGTTGGACCATGTAACTTGTCACTGATAAATGCTTGTCTTAACTCTGGTTATGTTCCAGCTGCATTtaaacatgctgttgtgcagCCCCTGTTATAAAAAAAGGAGAATTTCGACCCTTCTGTTCTTTCTAACTTCAGGTCCgtctctgtctttcttatctaaagtcctggagaaagtagtttttacccagctgcaaacatttttaattaaccaTAATGTTTATGAAAAGTTCCAGCCCTGTTTCAAACTCCGTCATAGCACTGAAACTGCACCAAGATTCATCTGTTTTTCCGAAGCATGAGGTCCCTTTTCACTGTCTTGCAGACGACATACAAATCTATTTGCCCTTTTAACTTTCAGAGAATTCAGATGAATTCTTTATGTGTGCTACTGTAACATTATGTTGTATTATTTAATCTTCACTTATTTTGTTGTTCATAGTGTCATGGTAAGGTACAGTTACAGCTGGTGATATGATTTTTAAACCAAGTAAAAATTAGTTAGTGAAAGCTTCTCCCTGCATAAGTAGTAATCTAccaaattcatatttttaatatttttcttcagTACAAACATCAGTTACCCAAAGTTTAGAttatataaacacaaaacatgcacacataaaatAGTTTCACATTAGAGATATGTGAGTTGTTTCGTTATTGCCCAGCTGTACAGCTGCACTGAATGTACAGCCTAGCACAGTTGTggcatatttttacatttcacagtATAACCACCAGCATGCAGAATGTTCACACAGAGATGATGCCAACGCTGCAACTGTCAgatcacatgatttgctgtggTTTCCTTGTTCCTTAAAATTCAGATCAAGTCTTGACAAGCTACACttaatctgtacaaaatcaGCTTACTGAGAAAAGGTCGTGTGGAAGGTTTAAAAGtcatatatttaaaaaggaTACATAATTTCTGCCTGTCCTGTGAGCAAACCTGACATCTGTGATTGAACAAATGACTTCATTTCTAGTGACAGAAGGCATGACTGGATACTGGACATAGATACTGGACCTTCCACATCAAATTTCATCCAAGGTGAAATGTGGTTTCAATAACGCACATAGTTATCCCCAAGAAAAGATCTTCCTACAATTTAAACGTGTCAAAGAATCATGGTTTCACATGTATTTAAAACAACTAACCGCCTGGGAAAAAAAACCAGACAGTCAGAGAGATATGGTTAAATGTTATTTCTGACTAGATGCTTTTCAACACAAGGAAGTCGGACTGCTGGTGATACAGATTGCTTACCTTTAGATGAGGAGTTGATCTTCTGttaatcaaaatatttaaaatgagaTGTGTAAATATGGAGCTCCAACAGTCACAGTGTGACTAAACAACGtgtggttttcatttttaacattttcacatataatatagcctatatgcTATATTATTATAGTAAATTCAATATCACCAAATAAAAGCAGTCaatgtgttttacttttttaagactaaaagttaaaacatattttatcagAATGTCCTCAAGTATGTTAAATGTATATGGCATGCAAAGCAAACTTCAAGCAACCCAGCTATATATCAGAATGatgaattattaatttatgaTTGTGGTTACAAAACAATATTATCTTGAGATTATACAGTTGGATCCATTATCATTTCAGTGAACAAGCAGGCTACAATTTACTCATGTAATTTAgaataattattttgtcaaagtgagctgcttttgtgatgtttttaatattgATCTCTTTAGCTTAcagtggggttttttgtttattgttccTTCCGTTGATTTTCTTTACCTGCTGATTCCTTTGCATGGTTAGTGGGTTTGAGACACCAACAGCTCAGACACTAATGCCGCATTTAGTAGATGGTCACATAAAAACAAGGTAGGCATACAGTTTGTGTT
Above is a genomic segment from Micropterus dolomieu isolate WLL.071019.BEF.003 ecotype Adirondacks linkage group LG18, ASM2129224v1, whole genome shotgun sequence containing:
- the gpr25 gene encoding G-protein coupled receptor 15 encodes the protein MDTYESTYGYFNYNDDNYTDFPYPNVTEDCTESYLPGANIFLPVLYFVIFFTGFLGNLFVILVVGKKGRRSGRLVDTFVVNLALADFIFVLTLPLWAISASQNDYWDFGTLKDLLCKLSSYIIAVNRFSNIFFLTCMSVDRYLAVVKLMDSKYLRSSQCIRTTCAAVWLSSLVLGIPSLVYRRVEQYDDVSYCVEDNNSPFFLGLSLTMALLTFVCPVLIIVLCYGTIIMHLNKHCVAAANPRAEARRRHSLKMVLSIIMAFVVSWLPFNVFKVMIIVSKLSHVEPSCLSWKTNGLRVSCCLAFFNSSVNPAIYFFLDHHFRQRAMILYKTCIGKPKMLQSFNSSASFTNAGTSESCGTTGGRTQLQSSM